The Pseudochaenichthys georgianus chromosome 24, fPseGeo1.2, whole genome shotgun sequence genome includes a region encoding these proteins:
- the LOC117439628 gene encoding interleukin-22 receptor subunit alpha-1-like — MTHSFTVQYAIYGDSVEGTRQAHWRAVPRCTRIVRRRCDLSNETGDLEQGYYARVRAVSRRATWVRTTKRFDPKSDTTFGPPMVSVEIKDNNATITLKGPMRYQPNAPMVSMASVYPDMTYELFIEDPYHVQIHHSQVDSSLHTFRKMEYDTKYCFSARASLSSMPAQCMLSARYCITTPKDPVIGQLQRVVVGIIVPLLCMGMLVVVGYLLYNYLSGKGQKSPYILNLPTFHQPPLTFPPENPKPIIITIITIIKDQQPESGTPHSACPKNPTPGYASQRPQTPPAPEESWDDLPVDYGFLAAAPKIEIRGGNWNDLNFPVRGSYEKKECDVEDDHPLTNAQTEMSTLIQAHAWSLPVLTPLVSGQGASMGEVKGKEEEREFPGLLISPISQIGFFHIPLNLLAKKEGGMGEEIDGEMDESEVLPLLSAYASQTLCRSPTLTNQMIYQMTMVF, encoded by the exons ATGACACACAGTTTTACAGTGCAGTATGCCAT CTATGGGGACAGTGTTGAGGGCACTAGACAGGCTCACTGGAGGGCGGTGCCGCGGTGTACGCGCATCGTGCGGAGGCGGTGTGACCTGAGCAATGAGACGGGGGATCTGGAGCAGGGATACTATGCCAGAGTTCGTGCTGTGAGCCGGAGAGCAACATGGGTCCGGACAACGAAGAGATTTGATCCAAAGTCGGACA CTACTTTTGGCCCCCCTATGGTTTCTGTGGAAATCAAGGACAACAATGCCACCATCACTTTGAAGGGACCCATGAGATATCAGCCCAACGCCCCAATGGTTTCCATGGCATCAGTCTACCCCGACATGACTTACGAACTCTTCATCGAGGATCCCTATCACGTACAGATA cACCATTCTCAAGTGGACTCAAGTTTGCACACATTTCGCAAGATGGAGTACGACACAAAGTACTGCTTTTCAGCCAGGGCAAGTTTATCTTCCATGCCAGCCCAATGTATGCTCTCAGCACGGTACTGCATTACCACACCTAAAG ACCCAGTGATTGGCCAGCTGCAGAGGGTAGTTGTGGGTATTATTGTTCCATTGTTGTGCATGGGAATGCTGGTTGTGGTTGGCTACCTTCTCTATAACTACCTgtcggggaaaggacagaagagCCCGTATATACTG AACCTGCCTACCTTTCATCAGCCCCCTCTGACGTTCCCCCCTGAGAATCCCAAacccatcatcatcaccatcatcaccatcatcaaaGATCAACAACCAGAGAGCGGCACACCACACTCTGCATGCCCAAAGAACCCGACACCAGGATACGCCTCCCAGAGGCCCCAAACACCACCGGCACCCGAGGAATCCTGGGACGATTTGCCTGTCGACTATGGGTTTCTTGCCGCAGCTCCTAAAATCGAGATCAGAGGAGGGAATTGGAATGATCTGAACTTCCCAGTAAGAGGCAGTTATGAGAAGAAAGAGTGCGACGTTGAAGATGACCACCCTCTGACTAATGCCCAGACAGAGATGAGCACACTAATACAAGCGCATGCATGGTCACTGCCAGTGTTAACACCATTAGTGTCTGGTCAGGGAGCGTCTATGGGAGAGGTGAAGGGAAAGGAGGAGGAAAGAGAGTTCCCAGGTTTATTAATAAGCCCAATCTCACAAATAGGCTTCTTCCATATTCCTTTGAATCTATTGGCAAAGAAGGAGGGAGGGATGGGGGAGGAGATTGATGGAGAGATGGATGAAAGTGAGGTATTACCCCTTCTTTCTGCTTATGCCTCTCAGACACTATGCAGATCTCCCactctgaccaatcagatgaTTTACCAGATGACTATGGTATTCTGA
- the LOC117439629 gene encoding interleukin-20 receptor subunit alpha-like, translating into MWTVVVFLNLLGALHFTASSSPPSPINVTFSSVDLRNVLEWLPGSGTLDDTQFTVQYAIYGDSVEGTRQAHWRAVPRCTRIVRRRCDLSNETGDLEQGYYARVRAVSRRATWVRTTKRFDPKSDTTFGPPMVSVEIKDNNATITLKGPMRYQPNAPMVSMASVYPDMTYELFIEDPYHVQIHHSQVDSSLHTFRKMEYDTKYCFSARASLSSMPAQCMLSARYCITTPKDPVIGQLQRVVVGIIVPLLCMGMLVVVGYLLYNYLSGKGQKSPYILNLPTFHQPPLTFPPENPKPIIITIITIIKDQQPESGTPHSACPKNPTPGYASQRPQTPPAPEESWDDLPVDYGFLAAAPKIEIRGGNWNDLNFPVRGSYEKKECDVEDDHPLTNAQTEMSTLIQAHAWSLPVLTPLVSGQGASMGEVKGKEEEREFPGLLISPISQIGFFHIPLNLLAKKEGGMGEEIDGEMDESEVLPLLSAYASQNTMQISHSDQSDDLPDDYGILMMNTAHNMEEEEEEEEEEEEEEEEGNLCIDWDPQTRKLVLPEIAMGFNKEGVSDGMMQGEKARENMIGGEGEEESVNWKNGELRLENVFVRQGSEEKAEAQRVLEGGGDDFLTGWGLVISMDE; encoded by the exons ATGTGGACAGTGGTAGTTTTTCTGAACCTCCTGGGAGCTCTGCACTTCACAG cctcctcctctccccccagCCCTATTAATGTGACCTTCTCCTCAGTCGATCTGAGAAATGTGCTGGAATGGCTCCCAGGAAGTGGCACACTGGATGACACACAGTTTACAGTGCAGTATGCCAT CTATGGGGACAGTGTTGAGGGCACTAGACAGGCTCACTGGAGGGCGGTGCCGCGGTGTACGCGCATCGTGCGGAGGCGGTGTGACCTGAGCAATGAGACGGGGGATCTGGAGCAGGGATACTATGCCAGAGTTCGTGCTGTGAGCCGGAGAGCAACATGGGTCCGGACAACGAAGAGATTTGATCCAAAGTCGGACA CTACTTTTGGCCCCCCTATGGTTTCTGTGGAAATCAAGGACAACAATGCCACCATCACTTTGAAGGGACCCATGAGATATCAGCCCAACGCCCCAATGGTTTCCATGGCATCAGTCTACCCCGACATGACTTACGAACTCTTCATCGAGGATCCCTATCACGTACAGATA cACCATTCTCAAGTGGACTCAAGTTTGCACACATTTCGCAAGATGGAGTACGACACAAAGTACTGCTTTTCAGCCAGGGCAAGTTTATCTTCCATGCCAGCCCAATGTATGCTCTCAGCACGGTACTGCATTACCACACCTAAAG ACCCAGTGATTGGCCAGCTGCAGAGGGTAGTTGTGGGTATTATTGTTCCATTGTTGTGCATGGGAATGCTGGTTGTGGTTGGCTACCTTCTCTATAACTACCTgtcggggaaaggacagaagagCCCGTATATACTG AACCTGCCTACCTTTCATCAGCCCCCTCTGACGTTCCCCCCTGAGAATCCCAAacccatcatcatcaccatcatcaccatcatcaaaGATCAACAACCAGAGAGCGGCACACCACACTCTGCATGCCCAAAGAACCCGACACCAGGATACGCCTCCCAGAGGCCCCAAACACCACCGGCACCCGAGGAATCCTGGGACGATTTGCCTGTCGACTATGGGTTTCTTGCCGCAGCTCCTAAAATCGAGATCAGAGGAGGGAATTGGAATGATCTGAACTTCCCAGTAAGAGGCAGTTATGAGAAGAAAGAGTGCGACGTTGAAGATGACCACCCTCTGACTAATGCCCAGACAGAGATGAGCACACTAATACAAGCGCATGCATGGTCACTGCCAGTGTTAACACCATTAGTGTCTGGTCAGGGAGCGTCTATGGGAGAGGTGAAGGGAAAGGAGGAGGAAAGAGAGTTCCCAGGTTTATTAATAAGCCCAATCTCACAAATAGGCTTCTTCCATATTCCTTTGAATCTATTGGCAAAGAAGGAGGGAGGGATGGGGGAGGAGATTGATGGAGAGATGGATGAAAGTGAGGTATTACCCCTTCTTTCTGCTTATGCCTCTCAGAACACTATGCAGATCTCCCactctgaccaatcagatgaTTTACCAGATGACTATGGTATTCTGATGATGAATACAGCACACaatatggaggaggaggaggaggaggaggaggaggaggaggaggaggaggaggagggaaatCTTTGTATTGATTGGGATCCTCAGACCAGGAAACTTGTGTTGCCGGAGATAGCGATGGGGTTTAACAAAGAGGGAGTGTCGGATGGGATGATGCAGGGAGAAAAAGCGAGGGAGAACATGattggaggagagggagaggaggagagtgtgAATTGGAAGAATGGCGAGCTGAGGTTGGAAAATGTGTTTGTGAGACAAGGGTCTGAGGAAAAGGCCGAGGCACAGAGGGTGTTGGAGGGAGGCGGGGATGATTTTCTGACCGGATGGGGTTTGGTCATCTCGATGGACGAGTAG